Below is a genomic region from Pyrococcus kukulkanii.
AGCTACTATTTGAAGGATACGTGAATAAAGGTGATTATCTCTTGGTCGGTCCCCTAACGATTATTGTAAAGGATGTTGTATACGATATCAACGATGAAAAGTGGAAGGTCTTGTTTATAATACTTGACGAGGACATGAACCCAATAGGTCCCAATTTGACGAAAATATACGTGCCGGATCCTAAAAAAGTCCAACAACTCCTTGCAAATCAAACTTTCTTGAGGGCTATGGCTGAGACCTTGGGTTATAATCCAGATAATCCAGTTGAATATGCTGAGTTTTTAAGGTGGTTGTCCTCTGCATCTCAAATGGAAGTTTGGAATGCTATTGTAAAAACTATTGAAGAGCATCCGGAGTTAGGAATCTCCCTAAATGACATAGCTAAGCCCATATTAGTGCCAAATGCTAGGCCCGTTGGCGTAAATGAGACAGTAAAGATTGAGTATCATGGTGAAACCCTCTACATTACTCCACTCTTCGTTTATCCAAATGGTGCTAAAATTAGCATAAGTGGTCCGATAAGATGGAGAGTTTCTATGGTTCAGGGTTTACTCCTTTCAAAAATAGAAGTTAAAGGAACTGTTCGGCCAGGTGAGGTATTCTATGTGAACGTTCACTTAAAGAACATAGGATCCAGGCGGGTAAGGTTTGTAACCGTGATATTATCCCCAACTCCTGTAATCCCAGAGGTCACTAGCAAGGAGGAGAGTGCTGCCTCGATATTACCTCAGACACTTGCCCAGACTGGGGTTGCTCAGAGCAGTCTATACCCACTAGGAACTACCATGAAATTCATTGACTACATTGAACCTGGGGAGGATAAGGTGATAACATTCAGCTACAAGGCCAACGAAAATGCTAGGCCTGGGGACTATCCTTTGTACTTGACTGTGGTTTACTTCTCTTACACAACTGGTGAAAACTTAGAGCAGAGGGTACTCTATGATTCCACTGCGATTACTATAGCAAAGGATTACGAAGCAACATTTATCGTGGAGAATCAGTCGATTCCCAGGGTAGTTCATCCGGGGGAAGACTTCACAGTAAAGGTTGTACTCAAAAACTCAGGGTCTGATACTGCGAAAAACGTCGTGGGCACTCTTGTCCTTGAAGATATAAAGGGAAGGCCGTTCGCTCCTGTATCTTCAAATTCATTCTACACTAGATTCGTTGAGAGTGGAGAGACTATTGTTAAGGAGTTTAAACTACACGTTGATGAATCAGCAAAAACTGGAACTTACATTTTCAAATTGAGAGTTACATATTACTCTGGCAATACAAATAATAAAGTAACTCAAGAGTTCACGTTCTCTACCACGGTTATACGGCATAGGGCCGCTTTTATAGAGATCGAAAATGTTACGATAGAGCCAAAAAAAGTTGAGCCTGGAATGACATTTAGGGTCACGTTAACGCTAAAGAACATGGGAGAGGGTTACGCCAAGGGATTAAAGATTAAAATAATACCTGTGGAAGTTTTAGTTAGAAGAGAAATTCAAAAAATTGACATATCTCAGCTGTCTTCCCTTCCTATACCTCAGAGCCAACAGATTTCGGAGAATTTACAGTCAGCGATAAACCAATTAATAGGAGAGATTGCTGTTGAGAAAATGCCTGCATTCTTACCCGTTGGAGAAGACAACGTTAAATATGATGGAATCATTCTTCCAAATCAGACAATCAAGTTGAGCTTCATACTTAAAGCCAATGGCAGGTTGGAGAATAATATTTATCCTCTCAAGGTGTCCTTAACTTACTTGTCTTCTCCGGATGATACTGAATTCTCTGACGAGAGAATAATCGGTATAGATGTTACGGGCGTTGAAATGATAGTAATTAGTAGAGTTTCTACATCTCCTTCCAGGGTATTACCTGGAAATTCAGACGTTGAAGTGTCATTTACCATAGAGAACATTGGAAGTGGGGAAGCTCGGTACGTGTTGCTCAAGCCTATACCCTCGTATCCTTTTAAGTTGAGTGAAACAAGTGACCAGATTATAAACGTTGGCACCCTTAAGCAAGGTGACTCTGCAAGAGCATCGTTTAAGGTGGACGTTGACAAAGACGCAAAATCTGGGACGTATCAAATACCAGTAATTGTAACGTATAAAGACCCTACAGGGGAGTTTAAGGAATTGAAGCTTTCTATTCCTATTATAATTGAAGAAAAGCCAAACATAGTAGTAGAGAAGGTTGAATTTAACCCCGAGCCAGTTCAGGGAAAGGATGTGAATATCTATGTTACCGTAAAGAATATTGGAGGGGAGAAAGCGGAGAGTGTAGTTATTGAGGGTGTCGTTAGATCCTCTCAGCCATTTACCTTAGTTAAGAGAACTGACTATGTGGGAACATTGGCTCCGAATCAGACTGGTCAGGGTGTAATAACACTTACCGTTGACAAAGACGCGATTCCGAAAGTATATAATATCCTTATCAGGATAAGGGCTGTTGGGGATAGGGATAAGGGAGATGACAATGTTTACATATTTGAACATACAATAAAGATTCCAGTAAAAGAGAATGTTGAAGAGAAGGAGAGGCTGAAGAAACTGGCGATTGGGGCGGGGGTATTGGCAGTTCTTGTTACCCTGCTAATATACCTTAAGAGGAAGAAGTCCAGCTCTTAACTTTTTCTCTTAATTTTATGCCAACAAAGATACTTATTCCAATGTTTATCAAAATTAAAACTATGCCAAGTATTATGTCTTCTGGGTTCTTCTTTATTAGGGGGTTTGAATACTTTGTTATTAAATCGATAACTTTCCAAAACGCAGGGAGCATTAATATGCCGGAAGTATAGTACCATATGTGGGGATTTTTCCTGAGGTACTCTTGGATAGTTTTTCCAACAAGTATTATTCCAAAGCCAAGGATGAAGTATGGATTAACGGCATTAAGGTAAATAAGCAGAGCTATAAGATCACTGCTTGGTATTCCCCCTATCATCTTCGTTGATATAGTTTCAAGTGTGAGGTAGACGTTTATTGCTCCTCCAAGTATCACTATTAAACCTGTAATAACCCCAATGAAGGTTATAAACCCCCGACTTATTAATTCTAAGGGCTTTATCTTTACTCCCTTTATGAAGAAATATCCTCCTACAATGAGCATTACAACTCCAGTTACCGCCGAAGATACTATTTGAGCGCTTGGGGGATATTTCAAGGATATCAGTTTTGCAACACCATATAGGAGTACTATCAAACCAGGAATCCCTAAAACAACTTTTGATACTTCCGGATCGTTCATGATTTCTTTTAAATATCTAACTATGATATACCACGTAGTTTCTATTCCTGGGCTTTGCTTAACAACAACCCTTCTTGTACTCACTATTGGAGCTTTTGATGTTATGATGGGGAATATCTGTTCGTCTTCGGCACCATCGGTTACTGGAATGATACCGTCGGCTGGAAATACTTTGAGAACTTCATCTAGTTGTCGACTTAGCTCCATATCACTTTTGACACCCACGTTATGATGACCAGTAATTAAAGCCACTTCGACATCATCAAACTCCCTACTTTCTTTAAGTTCGTCATAGAGTTTTATCGCAGCGAATAAAGTGTTGGCATCGCTATCTTCGGGGTCTGCTAAGCTAAGCTTTATTGCTGCATCTAGGCACTTATCTCTCCCGATAACAGGCCCCTTAACTCCGGCTTTTATCCCAAAATCGTCATCTCTGTCAATTGCTAAGACCAAAACTTTCATTTCATCACCTTCTCCATGACGGATTTAACTTTATCTTCCATGTGTCTCTCTTTGTCTCTCCTATCGTCTATCTTTATGTATGTGACCACCCTATTAATCCCAAGCTTAAACATAAGTTCGTGGGCCTCTCTAATGATTTCCAATCCATCTTTGAGGTTATTAACTTCGATTATGGTGCCCATAGGTGTCAATTGATACTTGACACCTTTTTCTTCAAGGAGTTTGATCGCTTGGGCTATGTATTTGCTGACACTAACCTCACCAAGCGGGATTAAGGAGAATTCTATAATTACCGCCATTATACCTCCCAAATCCATTTTACCACTTGGGGATTTAAAAAATTGTGCTCCAAATATTTAAATTTTAGATGAGCCTAATTTCATCGGGGATTGAGATGTTTAAAATTGACAAGCTAAGGTTTGGAACTGCTGGGATTCCACTCTCAACTCCTAAGCCGTCGACGATTGCTGGAATTGAACAAGTTAGACAGTTAGGATTAGATGCTATGGAGCTTGAATTTGTAAGAGGAATTAACATAAAGCCTGAATTAGCTAAAAAAAATTAAGCATGTCGCTAAAAAGAATGATGTCGTTTTAACTGCTCATGCTCCCTACTACATAAACCTCAACGCTAAGGAAAAGGAAAAAGTTGAGGCGAGTAAAAGGAGGATAATTCAGAGCGCTGAGAGGCTTTATGAGGCTGGGGGATGGAGTTTAGTTTTTCACGCGGGCTACTATCTAAAGCAACCCCCTGAACAGGTTTACAGCAACATAAAATCTGCATTGGAGGATATTGTCGAGGAGCTAAAGTCAAGGGGGATAAAAGTCTGGGTAAGACCTGAGCTAACAGGTAAGCCCACTCAATTTGGAGACCTTAGGGAGCTAATAAAGTTAAGTCAAGAAGTCGACATGGTCCTGCCCGCGATAGATTTTGCTCATGCACATGCCAGGAATAAGGGTGGGTGTAACTCTGAGGAAGAGTGGAGAGAGATGTTAACCCTAATAGAGAATGAGCTAGGGAAGGAGGCCCTGAGGAACATGCACATTCACATAAGCGGAATCGAATATGGGGAGAAGGGTGAGAAGAGGCACCTCAACTTGCAGGAGAGTGATCTCAAATGGGAGGATCTCCTGAGGATTTTGAAGGAGTTCAACGTTAGGGGGGTAGTTATTAGTGAGAGCCCGAACATCGAGGGGGATGCAATTTTAATGAAGAGGAAGTGGGAAGAGCTAAAAGTTTAAAAGTGTCTGTCAGCCACTACTCCACGATATTTCTTTCGAAGAAAATCCGAATAGGGGGGAGTGTGAATGAACCCGTTCCATGACCTTGAGCCTGGACCAGACGTTCCTGAGGTAGTCTACGCTCTAATAGAGATTCCAAAAGGAAGCAGGAACAAGTACGAGCTTGATAAGAAGACGGGACTCTTAAAGCTTGATAGGGTTCTCTACAGCCCGTTCTTCTACCCAGTGGACTATGGAATCATACCAAGGACTTGGTACGATGACGATGATCCATTTGACATAATGGTCATAATGAGGGAGCCAACCTACCCACTAACGATCATAGAGGCAAGACCCATTGGGTTGTTCAAGATGATAGACAGTGGGGACAAGGATTACAAGGTTCTCGCAGTTCCAGTTGAGGATCCATATTTCAAGGACTGGAAGGACATTGATGACGTTCCGAAGGCATTTCTGGATGAGATAGCTCACTTCTTCAAGAGGTACAAGGAGTTACAAGGTAAGGAGATCATTGTTGAGGGATGGGAAGGAGCAGAGGCTGCAAAGAGGGAAATCCTAAGGGCAATTGAGCTGTACAAGGAAAAGTTCGGGAAGAAGGAGTGATATTTCTTTCATTAAACTTTTTGGAGGAATAAAGTATGTACAAAATAGTTACAGTTAAGGATGTTGTGAGAATTCCCCCCAAGATGTTTACAATGGATCCAAAGGAGGCAGCTATGATAGTTCTCAGGGACACCTACGAGGGCAAGTACGATAGGGACGAGGGGGTTATACTTTCAATTGTAGAAGTGAAAGAGGTGGGAGATGGAATAATAGTTCCGGGCGATGGTGCAACATATCACGAAGTCGTTTTTGACGTTCTTGTCTGGGAGCCAAGACTTCACGAAGTCGTTGAGGGAACTGTTGTTGATGTTGTCCCATTTGGAGCATTTATTAGAATCGGTCCTATGGATGGGCTGGTTCATATCAGCCAGTTAATGGATGACTACGTGGTTTACGATGAGAGAAACAAACAGTTTGTAGGAAAAGAAAAGAAGTACTTGCTAAAGCTTGGAGATGCAGTTAGGGCAAGGATAATTGCAGTTAGTCCAAAGAGTAGGATAATAAGAGAGAATAGAATTGGATTAACAATGAGACAGCCAGGACTAGGAAAGTTTGATTGGATTGAGAAGGAGAAAAGAAAGGAGAAGGAGGGTAAGAAGTGAGTGAGAAAGCCTGCAGAAATTGTCATTACATAACCACCGAGGACAGATGTCCGATTTGTGGTAGTAGGGATTTGAGTGAGGAATGGTTTGATTTGGTAATAATAGTAGATGTGGAGAACAGTGAAATAGCCAAGAGAATAGGTGCAAAGGTTCCAGGAAAATATGCAATAAGGGTGCGCTGATGGTAGTTTTTAAACTTCCTGAGAGCTTGAGGTATGAATTAAAAAGACCAATGGGTAAGTTAATAGAAGGTGAAATCCCGAGGCCATATTTAGAGGTTAGAAAACTTATTTCGAGTCCTTTAATTACAGTTGGAGATGTCGTTACTGAGAATACACTAAAAGTTGGTCTCTCGCCCAACTTGGCTATATACGACCACAAAACCGAGAGAAGGGAGTATCGACCTGAAATAAATTCCGATGCAATTATTTTAACCGTTAAAAATCCGCCTGGCACCATTACGCTTCCCCTCTTACGAGCCGTTAAAAAAGCGTATGAGTTAATTAGTAGGGGAAAGAGCGTACACATAATAGTCAACGGCGAGGAGGATCTCGCCACAATTCCCGCAGTTTTGTACGCTCCATATGGGTCGACAATAATATATGGTCAACCCAAACAAGGCATAGTGCTTATAAAGGTAACACGTGAATGCAAACGCAGGTGCGCGGAGATAATGAGAAGGATGGAGGTGGTGAGGAATGGAGATTAGAATAACTGAGGTTAAGGAGAACAAGCTTATCGGAAGGAAGGAGATATACTTTGAGATTTACCACCCAGGGGAACCAACGCCAAGCAGAAAGGACGTCAAGGGGAAGCTTGTAGCAATGCTCGACCTAAACCCAGAAACGACCGTTGTTCAGTACATAAGGAGCTACTTTGGAAGTTACAAGTCAAAGGGCTACGCCAAATACTATTACGACAAGGATAGGATGTTTTATATAGAGCCAGAGTACATCCTTGTAAGGGATGGTATAATAGAGAAGAAAGAGGAGGGTGAGTGAAATGGGACAGAAGTGGAAGCTCTACATAGTTAAGGACGGAAAAGTCATAAGGAAGAACAAATTCTGCCCCAGGTGTGGTCCTGGAGTGTTCATGGCTGATCACGGTGACAGGTGGGCCTGTGGCAAGTGTGGCTACACTGAGTGGAAGAAGTGAAGGTGACCTCTATTGGGGCTTTTCTCCAATCTAATTCTTAGGAGGTTTAAGGGCGTTGCTCCAAGATATGAGGAGATAGTTAGGGCATATAAGGAGTTCCTGCTTACCGAAGAAGAGTTCGCAATACCCAAGATAGAGAGAATTATGATACCCCTTGATAGGTACTCCGAGCACCCAAATGAAACTGTTTTAGAGTATCTTTCTTCCTATCCTGGAGCTCAGATCTTAATTTTGTATGTGATAGATGGAGAGGTCTGTAGGTTAATAAGGGAGACAATTGGAGAAAGGGAAGCCGAATTGTTTAGAAAGAGGGAACTTGAGCGTGGGCATAATATGTTAAAACAAGCAGAAAAGCTAATATCAGAAATAAGAGGAGGGTTTAGTATTCAATCAAAGCTGAAAACTGGTAACAAAGCTGAAGTTGTTGAGGGAATTGTCGATAATTTTGAGTTGATAATTATTTCAAGGCATTACGGTGCAGAAACCACGAAGACCCATCCAGTGAGTCCCATAGTTCTTAGGATCCTTCAAAACGTTAAAATCCCAGTATTGCTTTATTAGGGGGTTAAACCCATGACTCCGCAAGAAATAATTGCACTCGGAGTATTTATAGCTGTCTACGTTGCAATAATAAGTGAGAAGATTCACAGAACAGTTGCTGCAATGTTTGGGGCCTCAGTAGTTCTCCTTTCTGGTATAGTTCCTTGGGAGAAAGTCCCTCACTATCTTGACTTAAATACAATCCTCTTACTTGCGGGGATGATGGTTGTAGTGAATGTCAGTAGGGAGAGTGGCCTTTTCGAGTATATAGCGATAAAGACAGCTAAGCTATCAAAGGGGGATCCAATGAAAGTCCTCCTTTTCTTCTCCATTGTTACTGCACTTGTAAGTGCTTTTTTAGATAACGTAACGACCGTGTTGTTGTTAACTCCCATGCTTCTATACATAACAAGGCAAATGAAAGTAAATCCGATCCCCTACCTTCTTGCTGAAATCTTTGCTTCGAATATTGGAGGAACAGCAACTTTAATTGGAGATCCTCCAAACATAATGATAGGTTCGGCTGCAAAGCTGAGCTTTAATGAATTCATAAAAAATATGACGCCAATATCTGCCGTTGACCTGATATTAATGGTTACCTTAATTTATCTGCTTTACAAAAAGGAACTTAAAAAAGCTGAGGTCTCTCTTTCAATATTAAATCTACGAGAGGAAGACGCTATACGCGATAGAAAGCTGTTTAAAAAGTCTATAGTGGTTATATGTTTAGTTATACTTTCATTTTTCCTTCATGACACGATAGGAGTTGAGCCTGCAGTTATAGCCCTATCTGGGGCTTCTTTGCTTCTCTTGTGGAGTGGAGAATCTCCAGAAAAAGCCCTAGAAAAAGTTGAATGGGCGACATTATTCTTCTTCGGTGGTCTATTTATAATAGTGGGATCCCTTGAAGAGACGGGATTTATAGCTCAGGTCGGGGAGTGGATAGTCAGGCAAATACATTCGGAAACTGAGGCAATATTATTGATCTCTTGGCTTTCTGCGCTTTTAAGTGCCGTGATAGATAACATACCATTCACAGCAACTATGATTCCGTTGATAAAGAGCATGGGTTCAACTTTAAATACGTACCCATTATGGTGGGCCTTAAGCTTAGGGGCTTGTCTTGGGGGCAACGGAACTGCTATAGGAGCGAGCGCAAATATAGTTGTCTTGGGTATAGCGTATAGGGAGGGGATAAGGATAACCTTTAAGGACTTCCTTAAAGTTGGAATGACAATAATGGTAATAACAGTGGGAGTCGGGTCGCTTATCTTAATAGCCAGGTATGGGTGAGATAATATGAGGATACTTGTCCTTGTCGATGGGAGTAAGTGGAGCCAGAAAGCAGCACTGTATGCTTTCTCAGTTGCTAAAAGAAAAAACGCTAAGGTGATTTTGTTTTCCGTCTTAGATAGGAGAGAAGCAAAAGCCCTGGCCTTTCACCTGAGCATGAGAAGTGAGAGCCTGGAGAAGATAAAGGAGTTTGAAGAAACGATATGGAAAGACATGAAGAAAAGCGTTAAGGAAGTCATCACGACTCTACTAGAAATTGGTCACAGGGAAGGAATTAATTGTTCTTTCAAGATCGTTGAGGGGCACGCGAAGGATAAAGTTCTGGAGGAAGCTAACTCGGGGAACTACGATATGGTTGTGATGGGGGCTTATGGGAAGAGTGGAAAGACGAGAATAGGGTCACTGCTCGAAGATGTCGTTGGTCAGATAAGAATCCCAGTCATGATAGTCCGCTAGCGCATATTTTCAACATAAAGGAATAGGCACTTAAGGTACTCAGTATCTTTGGATGCCATGAGTATTGGATGATCTGGAGCTTGAGTTCTGTAAGGCTCAAGCATCTTAAGGAACTTTCCGGCCTTTGCCCCTGCGGCAATTATCATGTCCTTAAACATCTGTAAATCAACGTGCTGGGAGCATGAGCACGTTACTAGAATTCCCCCATCCTTAACGAGGTTCAGCCCAGCGAAGTTTACGTTGAAGTAAGCCCTTAAGCCCGCCTTCAGATCTTTCTCGTGCTGAACGAAGGCAGGAGGATCGAGGATCACTATGTCAAACTCTTCTCCTCTCTTCTGGAGCTTCTCCATTTCCTCAAAGGCACTTCCAACGATGAACTTTACCCTATCTTCAACTCCATTCAGCTTTGCATTTTCCTTAGCGGTTTCTATAGCCCTTGGTGACTTGTCTATAGCTATAACTTCCTCCGCTCCAGCTATAGCGGCGTGAATTGCGAACCCCCCGGTGTACGTGAAAACGTCAAGAACCCTGTCCCCAGGCCTCACCCACTTTTCTAACGCTAACCTATTTTCCCTCTGGTCGAGGAAAAATCCAGTTTTTTGACCGCGCATATCAACTATAAACTTTGCCCTGCCTTCTTCTATTATAGTCCTGTACTTCTCTTTTCCCAGGAGAACCCTTTCGATCTCTGGCAATCCCTCTCTCCTCCTACTCCTCCCGGTGTTCTTCTCAAATACCGTTTCTATCTCGGGCTCAACTTCCATTATAGCCTCGGCAACGTCAAGCTTGAACCTCTCCATTCCAGCGCTTGATATTTGAAGAGAGGCTATGTCATTGAACCTGTCAACTATTAGTCCGGGCAGATAGTCAGCCTCACCATACACCATCCTGTAGACGTTAGTGTACCTGAGGACTTTCTTCCTGTACTCATTTGCCTTCCTTATCCTCTTTCTGAAGAGATCCTTGTTTATCTCTACATCCTTTTCCTTCGTAACTATCCTCACCATTATGTTGGAGTGAGGGTTAGCAAAGCCTTTTCCCAGGAACTTCCCACCCCTCGTGTAAACCTCAACGATATCCCCAGGCTTTATCTCTCCCTCAACTCTCACGACTCCCTTCTTAAAAACTATCATCGCACCTTTCCCTATGGCCCTCGCTGCTTGAGCATCAACTACAACCCTTGCCATCTCGACCCCCTAGGGTGGAATAGAAAAGGGGATTTAAAAGGCTCACCTAACCTCGCGTCATCATCGCTCAGCAAGGAGAACGACGATCATCGCCTTAAATCTCTTCCTTAACGGTAACGAATGAGACCATCGTTACCGTTTGTCCGACTCCTTTTATCTCTCTTAGCCTATCGATAACTATTTTTCCTACTTCTTCAGCATTGGAAGCTCTAACTTTCAGGAGAAGATCCCATTCTCCTGCTATTATATGTACTTCATAAACTCCAGGAATTTTAGCTATTTGCTCCGCAACTTCTCTTTGGGTTAAACCTGAGTCAGGATCATATCTTATGAGAATGAATGCCGTTGTTCCTAAGTTTAGTTTCTTATAGTTTGGCTTTATCGTGAACCTCTCTATTATCCCCTCTTCAACAAGCCTTTTTATTCTATAGTGGACAGTTGTCCTGGGTATCCCTAACTTCTTGCTTAATGTTGCAATATTCTCTCTCGCATTATTTTTAAGTTCCTCAAGTAATCTCCTATCAACCCTATCTAAGATTTCAGCCATTATCATCACCTTTTACGTTATTGACGTATGTTCAGTATTTAAGGTTTTCTTTTAACCATCTATGAAATTCCTTTAAAGCTTTCCCCCTATGAGAGATGGCATTTTTCTCTTCTGTTGTCATTTCGGCAAAGGTCTTCTCGTAACCATCAGGAACGAATATTGGGTCATAGCCAAATCCGTGAGTTCCTCTCTTATCGTATGATATCTTTCCCTGGACGGTGCCAGTAAATATGTGGACGTTTCCATTGTAGTACCCTATTACACTCCTAAAATATGCCTTTCTGTTTTCAACATTTTCCATAAGTTTAAGTATTCCATCTAGCCCAATAGTTTTGTAGACGTAGGCTGAGTATACCCCTGGGAAGCCATTTAGTGCTTCTATGAAGAGTCCTGAATCTTCTATAAAGAAATATCCTGGGATTCTGTCTTTTAGCCATTCTATGCCAAATTTTACAACATCCTCAAGCGAATCCGCTTGGATTTCTGGATAGCTTATCTTTAACGGCTCAATCTCTATACCTAAGGGTTCCAGGAAGGCCTTGGCCTCCTTGACTTTTCCTATGTTTGATGTAACAAAAAATATTTTCATAGGAGGCCCTCAGTCTATTTTGTATCCGATCTTTTCAACAAGCTCTCTTCTCTCTTTCTTCTGTTCTTCGGTCTCTATCTTATTTGCTGCTTTTCCATCAACGACACCAATTACTGCTCTCCCAAGCTCGGTCTCAGCTATTATAACTTGGAATGGATTTTCGCTTGCTCCGTAAATCATTGCAACTGCTGGATGATTCTTTATGATATTCAGCACATTTATTGGGTAGGCGTTCTTCATGAGAATCACGAAGACGTGCCCTGCTCCTATCTTAACGGCGTTCTTTGCCGCTAACTTTTCAAGTTCTGGGTCGTTTCCGGTATACCTTGTAAGTTGAGGCTTAGCTTCATTCATTGCGATACCAAACTTTATCCCAGGAACGGTAGTTAAAAGGGCTCTAGCTAAGTCATCTACTGTGAATATCGAGAAATTACCTTGGCCTATAATTACTTCAACACCTTCTGGTTTCTCTATATCAATGACTTCAATCCTCACCATTGAGCATCACCATCTAAGTTTTCTACATCCAACTAAAAAACTATTCTGTTCTCTGGCATCTGGCAAGGGTAAGATATTTGCTTTCCAATCCACTCTTTAAATACTGAAGACAAGAAGACCATAATCGTTTTTAGGTCTAAGTAATAAATTTTTACCGATGCCGCATGGCCCCCATTGATCAAACTGAGCTCGAGTGGCTACTAGATATTCTCAATAAATACCCCCGAGAAAGCCTTAGAAAAATTTCTAAAAAAGAGGGGATAGAATATTATCGTCTCAAAAGGACATATGATAAGTACTACGGAAAGTACGTGTTTGTTAGTGCTGTATACAATATAGTAAAGCTTGGGCTCAAAAGTTATGTTGCTTTTCTCTCTGTACCAAAAGTTGAACTTTCAAGTAGGGCTCTTGAGCTACTAAAGAATCCCTTTGTTGCTCATATAACCCCAATATTTGGTTTCAAAAATGGAATACAAGCTATATTGCATATTCCTGTTGAGCAGGAAAAATACATTCCGGAGATGCTCTCGAAGTATTCTAGCGATTTTGAATTCTATGAGGTGTGGTCAAGAGAGAGAAAAGAAAAAGTAAAATTCGGAAAATGGAACTATTCATATGAATATGCCGTTCTCATGGACATCCTAAAGGTGGACGCTAGAACGCCTATGAAAGAGCTTGAGATATTACTTGGGAAAAAGAGGCCAACGATAAAATTTATGATTAACAAGTTAATTAAAGACGGCGTCATAGTAGGCTTTTACGCGTATGCAGAGCATCTTGAACCAGTATATGATAGATCCTTCATAGGAATAGCTGGTGACATAGATATCAATGAATTCTTGGAGAAATTTAGGGACATTGAAATAAAGGTAGGGGTTTTAAAGCCGAAGGGGTATTACCTGGAATGGTTTTTCTCATCTAAGGACGATATGGGTAGTAAAATCCTAGAGTTTAGCCCTTATGTAGAGAAACTTGCAATAGGATACTTGGATATGTTTAGAGACTTAAATAATGAGCACTTAAAGACAAGGTTCTCGAGAATGGTAAGAAAAGATGGTAAAGGATATAGATCAATCCTAGAGTTTTAGCCCCTCATTTCTCTTAGTATCTTCTGGAACTCGGAGTAATCAGTTACAACTTTTACATTATCAAGTGTCTCGAAGTAGACTTTCTTAATCTTTATCTTCTTTGCTTCAGTGTACTTCATTTCCGGAGGATCATACTCTCCTGGTTCCACAATTTCGTCCTCGATTATGTAAGTTTTTAGTTCTGGCTCTCCTACGTACTTCCAAACCTCATAGAAAACTTTAGGCTCGAGGTGTATCTCTCCCTCGAGCTCAATGTAATCTGCGCCAATGTCCTCTAAGAACTCCTTAATTACTTCAGAATTCATTTAGAATCACCTCCATATTTATTTCACTTTGATGGTTAAATACCTATCGCAATCCAAAAACTTTAAATTATGTATGCCCCTTTTAACCCTCATGCTTGG
It encodes:
- a CDS encoding 30S ribosomal protein S27ae; the protein is MGQKWKLYIVKDGKVIRKNKFCPRCGPGVFMADHGDRWACGKCGYTEWKK
- a CDS encoding class I SAM-dependent rRNA methyltransferase; the encoded protein is MARVVVDAQAARAIGKGAMIVFKKGVVRVEGEIKPGDIVEVYTRGGKFLGKGFANPHSNIMVRIVTKEKDVEINKDLFRKRIRKANEYRKKVLRYTNVYRMVYGEADYLPGLIVDRFNDIASLQISSAGMERFKLDVAEAIMEVEPEIETVFEKNTGRSRRREGLPEIERVLLGKEKYRTIIEEGRAKFIVDMRGQKTGFFLDQRENRLALEKWVRPGDRVLDVFTYTGGFAIHAAIAGAEEVIAIDKSPRAIETAKENAKLNGVEDRVKFIVGSAFEEMEKLQKRGEEFDIVILDPPAFVQHEKDLKAGLRAYFNVNFAGLNLVKDGGILVTCSCSQHVDLQMFKDMIIAAGAKAGKFLKMLEPYRTQAPDHPILMASKDTEYLKCLFLYVENMR
- a CDS encoding Lrp/AsnC family transcriptional regulator; the protein is MAEILDRVDRRLLEELKNNARENIATLSKKLGIPRTTVHYRIKRLVEEGIIERFTIKPNYKKLNLGTTAFILIRYDPDSGLTQREVAEQIAKIPGVYEVHIIAGEWDLLLKVRASNAEEVGKIVIDRLREIKGVGQTVTMVSFVTVKEEI
- a CDS encoding GTP-dependent dephospho-CoA kinase, producing the protein MMVVFKLPESLRYELKRPMGKLIEGEIPRPYLEVRKLISSPLITVGDVVTENTLKVGLSPNLAIYDHKTERREYRPEINSDAIILTVKNPPGTITLPLLRAVKKAYELISRGKSVHIIVNGEEDLATIPAVLYAPYGSTIIYGQPKQGIVLIKVTRECKRRCAEIMRRMEVVRNGD
- a CDS encoding 30S ribosomal protein S24e; the protein is MEIRITEVKENKLIGRKEIYFEIYHPGEPTPSRKDVKGKLVAMLDLNPETTVVQYIRSYFGSYKSKGYAKYYYDKDRMFYIEPEYILVRDGIIEKKEEGE
- a CDS encoding ArsB/NhaD family transporter; the encoded protein is MTPQEIIALGVFIAVYVAIISEKIHRTVAAMFGASVVLLSGIVPWEKVPHYLDLNTILLLAGMMVVVNVSRESGLFEYIAIKTAKLSKGDPMKVLLFFSIVTALVSAFLDNVTTVLLLTPMLLYITRQMKVNPIPYLLAEIFASNIGGTATLIGDPPNIMIGSAAKLSFNEFIKNMTPISAVDLILMVTLIYLLYKKELKKAEVSLSILNLREEDAIRDRKLFKKSIVVICLVILSFFLHDTIGVEPAVIALSGASLLLLWSGESPEKALEKVEWATLFFFGGLFIIVGSLEETGFIAQVGEWIVRQIHSETEAILLISWLSALLSAVIDNIPFTATMIPLIKSMGSTLNTYPLWWALSLGACLGGNGTAIGASANIVVLGIAYREGIRITFKDFLKVGMTIMVITVGVGSLILIARYG
- a CDS encoding XTP/dITP diphosphatase yields the protein MKIFFVTSNIGKVKEAKAFLEPLGIEIEPLKISYPEIQADSLEDVVKFGIEWLKDRIPGYFFIEDSGLFIEALNGFPGVYSAYVYKTIGLDGILKLMENVENRKAYFRSVIGYYNGNVHIFTGTVQGKISYDKRGTHGFGYDPIFVPDGYEKTFAEMTTEEKNAISHRGKALKEFHRWLKENLKY
- a CDS encoding universal stress protein; its protein translation is MRILVLVDGSKWSQKAALYAFSVAKRKNAKVILFSVLDRREAKALAFHLSMRSESLEKIKEFEETIWKDMKKSVKEVITTLLEIGHREGINCSFKIVEGHAKDKVLEEANSGNYDMVVMGAYGKSGKTRIGSLLEDVVGQIRIPVMIVR